One genomic segment of Amycolatopsis sp. WQ 127309 includes these proteins:
- a CDS encoding fasciclin domain-containing protein — protein MSKLRIAGIGLTAAAALTLTACSGSDTASSGSSSAPAPSSSMAAPSTSAAAGASDGMTTNADVFGPACSQLPQGSAPGSLDSMGPQPVASAASTNPLLTKLVAAVKATNLVDTLNSAPAITVFAPADPAFAALGDAKFNELAGKPAELSPILQYHVVGKRYDAKGLASAGTLDSLNAAGGPLKIEGTGDNMTVNGAKILCGNIPTKNATVFVIDKVLTPGTNK, from the coding sequence ATGAGCAAGCTTCGTATTGCCGGAATCGGTCTCACCGCGGCTGCCGCCCTGACCCTGACCGCGTGCAGTGGCAGCGACACCGCGTCGTCGGGCAGCTCCAGCGCCCCGGCCCCGTCGTCCTCGATGGCCGCCCCGTCGACCAGCGCCGCCGCCGGTGCTTCCGATGGCATGACGACCAACGCCGACGTCTTCGGCCCGGCCTGCTCGCAGCTGCCGCAGGGTTCCGCGCCCGGTTCGCTGGACTCGATGGGCCCGCAGCCCGTCGCCTCCGCCGCCTCGACCAACCCGCTGCTGACCAAGCTGGTCGCCGCGGTCAAGGCCACCAACCTGGTCGACACCCTCAACAGCGCGCCGGCCATCACGGTGTTCGCGCCGGCCGACCCGGCCTTCGCCGCGCTGGGTGACGCCAAGTTCAACGAGCTGGCGGGCAAGCCGGCCGAGCTGTCGCCGATCCTGCAGTACCACGTCGTCGGCAAGCGCTACGACGCCAAGGGCCTCGCGTCCGCCGGCACCCTCGACAGCCTCAACGCCGCCGGTGGGCCGCTGAAGATTGAAGGCACCGGGGACAACATGACCGTCAATGGCGCGAAGATTCTGTGCGGCAACATCCCCACCAAGAACGCCACCGTCTTCGTCATCGACAAGGTGCTCACCCCCGGCACCAACAAGTAA
- a CDS encoding DUF4331 domain-containing protein, translating to MPVLLPSRRTRRVGLSLLAVGSVVLTSALIGLGTDLAAASSHREAPLIAGDPPVDNTDVYAFVSPDKPDTVTLVANWYPFEEPNGGPNFYPWATDAHYDINIDSDGDAKPDLTYRWTFKTDDRRGKSTFLYDNGPVTSLDDPNLLFRQSYDLDVIDKYGRSKNVVRSGKTAPSNTGAASMPNYGALRDQAVTNLPGGGKSFAGQADDSFFLDLRVFDLLYGGNLSEVGQDTLRGYNVNTIALQVPKSALALNGNAARNPVIGVWSDTERQSLSIKTPGKDTQAGPYVQVSRLGNPLVNEVVVPAGLKDKFNALTPDQDHNVPELVSRVTDPEVPKLIQAIYGLPAPATPRNDLAEIFLTGVTTKAGGPIKADLNSQLNNADVNAKKFTPSEMLRLNTAVPVAANPNRLGVLAGDLQGFPNGRRLTDDVVDIEVQALEGAAQTGVIVPALATGDKVDANDVPFGSAFPYVALPHNSAVNAGGGGGAAGGGATSGGAAGPAAGTPFPVKPALGGLAAAALLGSGVWLLRRRPGTAVE from the coding sequence ATGCCAGTACTGCTCCCGTCCCGCCGGACCCGGCGTGTGGGCCTCTCCCTGCTCGCGGTGGGGAGTGTGGTGCTCACGAGCGCGCTGATCGGCCTGGGCACCGATCTCGCCGCCGCGTCGAGCCACCGCGAGGCGCCGCTCATCGCCGGGGACCCGCCGGTCGACAACACCGACGTCTACGCCTTCGTCAGCCCGGACAAGCCGGACACCGTCACGCTGGTCGCGAACTGGTACCCGTTCGAGGAACCCAACGGCGGCCCGAACTTCTACCCCTGGGCCACCGACGCCCACTACGACATCAACATCGACAGCGACGGCGACGCCAAACCGGACCTGACCTACCGGTGGACGTTCAAGACCGACGATCGCCGCGGCAAGTCGACGTTCCTCTACGACAACGGCCCGGTGACGTCGCTCGACGACCCGAACCTGTTGTTCCGCCAGAGCTACGACCTCGACGTGATCGACAAGTACGGCCGCTCGAAGAACGTCGTGCGCTCCGGCAAGACGGCGCCGTCGAACACCGGTGCGGCGTCGATGCCGAACTACGGCGCGCTGCGCGATCAGGCCGTGACGAACCTGCCCGGCGGCGGCAAGAGCTTCGCCGGCCAGGCCGACGACTCGTTCTTCCTCGACCTGCGCGTCTTCGACCTGCTCTACGGCGGCAACCTGTCCGAGGTCGGCCAGGACACCCTGCGCGGCTACAACGTCAACACCATCGCGCTGCAGGTGCCGAAGTCCGCGCTCGCGCTGAACGGCAACGCGGCCCGCAACCCGGTGATCGGCGTGTGGAGCGACACCGAACGGCAGTCGCTGAGCATCAAGACCCCGGGCAAAGACACCCAGGCCGGCCCGTACGTCCAGGTCTCGCGCCTGGGCAACCCGCTGGTCAACGAGGTCGTCGTGCCCGCCGGGCTCAAGGACAAGTTCAACGCGCTCACCCCGGACCAGGACCACAACGTCCCGGAGCTGGTCAGCCGGGTCACCGACCCCGAGGTGCCCAAGCTGATCCAGGCCATCTACGGGCTCCCGGCCCCCGCGACCCCGCGCAACGACCTGGCCGAGATCTTCCTGACCGGCGTCACCACCAAGGCCGGTGGCCCGATCAAGGCGGACCTCAACTCGCAGCTGAACAACGCCGACGTCAACGCCAAGAAGTTCACGCCGTCGGAGATGCTGCGGCTCAACACCGCGGTGCCGGTCGCGGCGAACCCGAACCGGCTCGGCGTCCTCGCCGGTGACCTGCAGGGCTTCCCGAACGGGCGCCGGCTCACCGACGACGTCGTCGACATCGAGGTCCAGGCGCTCGAAGGGGCCGCGCAGACCGGCGTCATCGTCCCGGCGCTGGCGACCGGGGACAAGGTGGACGCCAACGACGTGCCGTTCGGGAGCGCCTTCCCGTACGTCGCGCTGCCGCACAACTCCGCGGTGAACGCGGGCGGCGGAGGCGGGGCCGCCGGTGGAGGTGCCACGTCCGGAGGAGCCGCCGGTCCCGCTGCCGGCACCCCGTTCCCGGTCAAGCCCGCGCTCGGCGGCCTGGCCGCCGCGGCGCTGCTGGGGTCCGGCGTGTGGTTGCTGCGGCGCCGTCCCGGTACCGCGGTCGAATAA
- a CDS encoding lipopolysaccharide assembly protein LapB produces MSERSTRPRRILAVVVLVAGAVTLVASVSAGQSAPAAGPAPVPVAQNTLAHSISVAQDKLRRTPQDPLTWAQLGTAYVEQARITADPAYYPKAQGALEKSLQQQPEGNGPALIGMGALANARHDFAAGKTWGERAEAALPDTAESYGVLADALTQLGDAGGATDAIQRMLDHKPGVSSFTRASYDLELHGRVDDARAALQRAVADATSPSDVAFCRYYLGELAFNSGDLDAAAAEYDQGLAVDTRNVSLLEGRAKVAAARGRVDDALAGYRDIVARVPLPQYLQEYTDLLVAAGRGPEAEQQFAVLDSQQRLFAAAGVTDDLTASAVAASRGDNAGALAHAQAEWGRRQNVLVADALGWALHLNGRDAEAVTYLDRAASLGGRTATFAYHRGMTLSALHRDADAVAALSDALGTNPYFSPLGAPDARRTLDRLKAAR; encoded by the coding sequence ATGTCCGAACGCTCCACCCGCCCGCGCCGGATCCTGGCGGTCGTCGTCCTGGTCGCCGGCGCGGTGACGCTCGTCGCGAGCGTCTCGGCCGGGCAGTCCGCCCCCGCCGCGGGTCCCGCGCCGGTCCCCGTCGCGCAGAACACGCTGGCCCACAGCATCAGCGTCGCGCAGGACAAGCTCCGCCGGACGCCCCAGGACCCGCTCACCTGGGCCCAGCTCGGCACCGCCTACGTCGAGCAGGCCCGGATCACCGCGGACCCCGCCTACTACCCGAAAGCGCAGGGCGCGCTGGAGAAGTCCCTGCAGCAGCAGCCCGAGGGCAACGGCCCGGCGCTGATCGGGATGGGTGCGCTCGCCAACGCCCGGCACGACTTCGCCGCCGGGAAGACCTGGGGCGAACGCGCGGAAGCCGCGTTGCCCGACACCGCCGAGTCCTACGGCGTGCTCGCCGACGCGCTGACCCAGCTCGGCGACGCAGGCGGGGCCACCGACGCGATCCAGCGGATGCTCGACCACAAGCCCGGCGTGTCGTCCTTCACCCGCGCCTCCTACGACCTCGAGCTGCACGGCCGGGTCGACGACGCCCGGGCGGCCCTGCAACGCGCGGTCGCCGACGCCACCAGCCCCAGCGACGTCGCCTTCTGCCGCTACTACCTCGGCGAACTCGCGTTCAACTCCGGCGACCTCGACGCCGCGGCGGCCGAGTACGACCAGGGGCTGGCCGTCGACACGCGGAACGTCTCGCTGCTGGAGGGCCGGGCCAAGGTCGCCGCCGCGCGCGGCCGGGTCGACGACGCTCTGGCCGGCTACCGCGACATCGTCGCCCGGGTGCCGCTGCCGCAGTACCTGCAGGAGTACACCGACCTGCTCGTCGCGGCCGGCCGCGGGCCCGAGGCCGAGCAGCAGTTCGCGGTGCTCGACAGCCAGCAGCGGCTCTTCGCCGCGGCCGGGGTCACCGACGACCTGACCGCGTCCGCCGTCGCCGCGAGCCGCGGCGACAACGCCGGTGCGCTGGCGCACGCGCAGGCCGAATGGGGACGCCGGCAGAATGTGCTCGTCGCCGACGCCCTCGGCTGGGCCCTGCACCTCAACGGCCGCGACGCCGAGGCGGTGACCTACCTCGACCGCGCCGCCTCGCTCGGCGGGCGCACCGCGACGTTCGCGTACCACCGGGGTATGACGCTCTCGGCGCTGCACCGCGACGCCGACGCCGTCGCGGCGCTGTCGGACGCGCTCGGCACCAACCCGTACTTCTCCCCGCTCGGCGCCCCGGACGCGCGCCGGACGCTCGACCGGCTCAAGGCGGCGCGGTGA